The Pongo abelii isolate AG06213 chromosome 7, NHGRI_mPonAbe1-v2.0_pri, whole genome shotgun sequence genome contains the following window.
CATCCTGCAACTCTGTCAGCCAGGTGGATGGGAGAGAGAAGGTAGAGAACTCACACTTTTTCTTGAGTGCCTCAGATGGTAAGTGTTATACCTTTTCCACATGCATTCCTGTTGGCAAGATGTCAGTCATGTAGTTATAACTGAAACACACAGGGAAAATAGTAAATGTGTGTCCCAAAGGAAAAAAGCATTCAAGGCAGAGGACATGTCAGTTGCTGCCAGTCAAAAAGAACATTACCTTATGCTATTTCACTAGAGTGATTGGGGCAAAGGACAGATCGCAGTAGGTGAAGGAGTGAAGAGAAAGTGAAGCCAGAAACAGAGTTCTTAGGGAAGCTGGCTATAAGAGAGGAAAGTTTATGAGTTTAATGGGAAAGAACTATTCTAAGAACTACTAGGAAAAAGGAAGAGGCAAGCATATACGGGGTAGAAGAGGTCATCAATAGTAGCTTTCTAAGAAGGAGGTAGGATCCCAAGCATAGATGACATTTTGGCCATGGATGGGAGGAACATCTGTTGTAACAGTAGGAAAGGATAGGATGGCTGTGGATATAGGTAGGTTTGTGTGTTTGGTAAGAGTTGTTGCAATAATTTCTTTCTGATGGCTTCTGTTTCCACTGTGACATGGTAACAGTCAAGGAGGTCCTGTGTTGTGAGTCTGGGAAAGAAGGATATGTGTTTGAGAGAAGTGGTCATCATGGAGCCTGGGAGAATGAGTCAACTAGAGAGGCTTCATAACATTTTAGGTAAATCAGGCGATCCTGAATTTGTGGATCTCATCTGGCCTGTTGAGAACTTCTTCAGCTGTAGGGGGATGCTTGGGGCTAAGCACAGAGAAGGCAGATAGTTGTGCTCATCTGTGGTTGGGGTTTTGTCAGATGGATTCAGTGCAAAGATAAAGGTGCACTAAAAAATGAAGGATAATGAGAAGGGTGTTAATGAAAAAATAGCCTATGAAAGTCTAAATGGATGGGAAgcaaaatgaagagagaaatgaaCTAATGTATGGAGATAAGCTGGAGGAGATCTATCccaataaggttttttttttaaaggcataatgaggatttttaaaaaaatgaattgcaAGGATAGGAGCTTGCAGACAAAGGGCAAGAtgcttgagttgatttttggagATAGTATGTACTTGCAGGTTGTGGCAGGGTTCCTTGTGTGACTTTGATTACAGGTGGCCACTGCGGGTTAGGGATAGTCATTGGAGATGAGAAGGCTAAAGAGCCGAGAAGCCAGAGTGTGGATGGCTTATTCTTGGTCAAGTCACCAAGGATGATGACagcaaaagaaaaggagagaaaactgaTGATTCATTCAACTCATATTTCTTGCactcttactgtgtgccaggactGTTCTAGGCACTAGAGTTATAACAGGCAGAAATTCCTGCCATCATGGACCTTACATTTtagtggagggaaggagaagatTCAGTAAATAAGTTATATTTATATGAGAAGATGGTGAGGCCTGTGGAGAAAATACTTGCTCTTTCATTATGAGACTGCCTACTCAGTTTCAAAGCAGGGGAggttataacttaaaaaaatttacactgGCACCTATGCTTAATTTCTAACTCTGTTGGAGTTTTGGTCTTTGTAACTTGATTTTTTGAGAAACggatagtttttaaataattaatctaAATCAAATGTATTTGTGTTTGAGAATGCTTGATACATTGAATTGGGAAgtagaattcattttttaaaattatttaagccTATATTAAACCATATCCCATTAATATAAAGCAAACCCATAAACATCCTTTTATACAATGTTAGTTGGGTCAGCTGCACATAAAAGTAATTCTAGTATGGCCTATACTagagaatattttttcatttctataaataAGACCTTCAGGCTTTTGTGGCATCTTATTTActttgaaaacacacacaaagaaagaggGGAACCTCTGATTAAAACACAAAATCTAGCTCATTGAAAGATTTCTAGCATAATGAAAGATTTAACATAACTGTGGTAAAAACATGAAGGCTGCATCTATTAGTTGAGAAACGGCAGAAGTGTGTGGTTATGGCATGCATTAGGCTCTTGGTTCCCCAGGAGAATGCCTTTGCCTTGGAAGAAAAAGGTGCATTCATTCTTTGAGGTCTGTAGTTTCCTCAGCTCATCAGAGCACAGGCACATTCTTTTCTACGTGAAGAGTTTTGTAAACTGAACTTTGTTTTCAGTTCCGGCTCCAGCCATCCTCGGGTAGCTTGCCAATAGATGAATCCCACTCATTTGACCCATGACGCTCCTTCTTTTcatttctccctctttccccacAGCAGTGCATGTCCACCATACCACCTGAGAGTCTGTGGAATCTTATTTTCTGTTATACTTCTTTCCTTACactcattttcctgtctttattGTGATAGTCTTTTTCTCCTCAAAGGTATAGCTGCCTTGCTTTCATGAAAACACACTTTCCTAATGTGATTTATCAGAGGCCTTTCCATACCTCAGCCACTATGCTATGACagattttataattaataagtgTATTTCAAAGTGAAAATGTTACAAACATGCTTAACAGATGTTTTTATAACATGAAATACTCTACTGCGTTAAGATCAAAATGCTGACTATACTTGTTCTGTATACCTTCAGAACAGTGTTAATGTAATATTTTGGCAAGGTGAATGGTCTTTTTGGATATAAAAATCTCAgcataagccaggcatggtggtacacagcTGTATTCTCAGCTAtttaagaggattgcttgagtccaggaaatcaagaccagcttgggtaacatagcgagacccagtctccataaaaaaaaaaaaaaaaaagaatctcaggcATATACaagcatatatttaaaagaaatattctatCTGGACCTttctgtgatagtgaataaacTTGATGAATACTGACTGACTTGATCATTTGCAATTAGAGTTCATGTGGAGAAAGTAAGATTTTAAGCACAATTAACTTATGAATGCATGTATCCATTCACTGACCTTTTCCACATTAgtcttgattaatttttttttttcctattctgtagaCAGTGGAGGCTGGTAATTTATTCTACTGATACAGTGAGACCTCATATAATAAATTGGGGAAAGAAACTGGttagctttttggttttttttttaggctgAAGAAACTATAGAACCTATGTGGAACTTACACACTTCTGGTAGATACATCATCATTTTCAAGAACAATTGAGTAACATATAGTAAAATAGCAGATGCTTAACCCTGCATCCTAGGAAATCCCCTCCCATAGAAACTCTTACACAGAGAGTCGTGCACAAGAATATTGATTGTAGATTATTCCTAATtcttttaatgggaaaaaatctAAAAGTCCATCATAGAAGAATGATTAGTAAATTGTGATGTACTTACACACTGGAATACTACCATACAGTTGATAAAATGAATGTAGTTGACCCACATCTGTCGACATGGATAAATCTAGAAAATATAGTGTTAAATTTTAAAACGTAAGTTATAGCGTGCTATATACAGCATGGTGtaattttataaagttcaaaatctgaaaaacaatacTTTATAAGGTTATAGTTagtaaataatgtaataaaaatactttaaaatgcttGAGAGTAAAAACCAAATTTGTGGTAATGAATACTtctgaggagagagagaaggaaataagaCCAGAAAGGGGTCCCCACTGTATCTATAATGttatattgctttattttaaaagatataaagcaaaattgacataatattatgttttaataaagctggtagatttttttttgtatttcattttatgggtGTATGTTTTAGTCTGTTCTTATCTAAggtatatttaaaatgctttctcATTTAAAACctccagtacttttttttttttttccttgagacagagtctctctctgtctcccaggctggagtgcagtggctcggtcttgtctcactgcaacctctgcctcccaggttcaagtgattctcctgcctcagcttcccaagtagctgggattataggcacctgtcaccacgcccagctaatttttgcatttttagtagaaatggggtttctccatgttggccaggctggtcttgaacacctgacctcaagttatccacctgcctcggcctcccaaagtgctggaattataggcatgagccaccatacctggccaaaacCTCCAGTACTTTTTAAGCCATTATAGATCCCCCAAAATAATACTGGTATGTACAAACTCAACTTAGTGATAAAGTTCTGCACGAGGTGGAAATATCTCCATCTATCACTCAGGGCTGTCCATAAACAAGGGAGGCAAAGAGCCCAACCTGAACAAAATGGTGATGTTCATTAGGCTGGTCCTCAGCCTGCCTCTTGCTGGTATACTtgcctttctttaaaaacttgAACTCTATCCTGTCAATCCAGGGAAGgatctcatttcattcattttaattatcaTCGCTTTAGTTATATGGTTGCTTTACTTTTCTTATGGgcattagaaaataaaagtgaatagaCAAGACATATTTCATATGATATAAAGACATATTTCATATGCTATAAAGAGACAAGCCAGTACTTATCTGGAGCCTACCAATTAAgataaattcttttaaatatttagtcttaaaaacagaaattattttaaaattatgaattggCTAATTTTTTCCAAGTAAGTGCATTTTCATGTTCACCTGCtttgtatttaatataaattattgtgTTGCGGCCCCATTAACAGCCACAAGTTTTTAGTCAACTTCAAAAATTTCTACTCAGTTCTTATCTGTAATCCATTTAGATTTGTATCTCTTCCCATCAATTATGAATACATAAGGTAATATTTTATAGTTGGAAAGCATTGCTTAACATAATGAATCAATAAAAATGTtgatttcatatatttaatttttataatctttacAGATTACAATACTGTGATGAGACTGTTCCTGTAACTTTTGATCCACACACAGAATTTCTTGGtcctcagaagaaaacagaacaagTCCAAAGAGACATTGGATTTTGGTGTCCAAGGCATCTTAAGACTTCTGGGGGACAAGGATATAAGTTTCTGGGAATTGACCAATGTGCGCCTCCATGCCCcaacatgtattttaaaagtgaTGAGCTAGAGTTTGcaaaaagttttattggaacagttTCAATATTTTGTCTTTGTGCAACTCTGTTCACATTCCTTACTTTTTTAATTGATGTTAGAAGATTCAGATACCCAGAGAGACCAATTATATATTACTCTGTCTGTTACAGCATTGTATCTCTTATGTACTTCATTGGATTTTTGCTAGGCGATAGCACAGCCTGCAATAAGGCAGATGAGAAGCTAGAACTTGGTGACACTGTTGTCCTAGGCTCTCAAAATAAGGCTTGCACCGTTTTGTtcatgcttttgtattttttcacaaTGGCTGGCACTGTGTGGTGGGTGATTCTTACCATTACTTGGTTCTTAGCTGCAGGAAGAAAATGGAGTTGTGAAGCCATCGAACAAAAAGCAGTGTGGTTTCATGCTGTTGCATGGGGAACACCAGGTTTCTTGACCGTTATGCTTCTTGCTATGAACAAAGTTGAAGGAGACAACATTAGTGGAGTTTGCTTTGTTGGCCTTTATGACCTGGATGCTTCTCGCTACTTTGTACTCTTGCCACTGTGCCTTTGTGTGTTTGTTGGGCTCTCTCTTCTTTTAGCTGGCATTATTTCCTTAAATCATGTTCGACAAGTCATACAACATGATGGCCGGAACcaagaaaaactaaagaaatttaTGATTCGAATTGGAGTCTTCAGTGGCTTGTATCTTGTGCCATTAGTGACACTTCTTGGATGTTACGTCTATGAGCAAGTGAACAGGATTACCTGGGAGATAACTTGGGTTTCTGATCATTGTCGTCAGTACCATATCCCATGTCCTTATCAGGTAAAAGCTATCACTTGGATTATGtctctatttacatttaatgtagaAAATGTTCCATGGAAATATACTTGTCATGGATGTAAAAGTTGATTTCAGGTGAGAAAATACAAGAGCCGTAGGTAAGGATTTCCTATACATCAACTGAAACTGGGATGAATGTTTCATGACTTCCTTCCTCAAGCTTTAGCTTCAGTTGTATAGTAAAGAACTTCCTTTATTCTCTGAAAAATTAAATTGAGCTGCAAAGGCAGATTAATAGCAATAAAGAGCAGAGTCAGAAGAACAGACCTTGA
Protein-coding sequences here:
- the FZD6 gene encoding frizzled-6 isoform X1, with protein sequence MKMAYNMTFFPNLMGHYDQSIAAVEMEHFLPLANLECSPNIETFLCKAFVPTCTEQIHVVPPCRKLCEKVYSDCKKLIDTFGIRWPEELECDRLQYCDETVPVTFDPHTEFLGPQKKTEQVQRDIGFWCPRHLKTSGGQGYKFLGIDQCAPPCPNMYFKSDELEFAKSFIGTVSIFCLCATLFTFLTFLIDVRRFRYPERPIIYYSVCYSIVSLMYFIGFLLGDSTACNKADEKLELGDTVVLGSQNKACTVLFMLLYFFTMAGTVWWVILTITWFLAAGRKWSCEAIEQKAVWFHAVAWGTPGFLTVMLLAMNKVEGDNISGVCFVGLYDLDASRYFVLLPLCLCVFVGLSLLLAGIISLNHVRQVIQHDGRNQEKLKKFMIRIGVFSGLYLVPLVTLLGCYVYEQVNRITWEITWVSDHCRQYHIPCPYQAKAKARPELALFMIKYLMTLIVGISAVFWVGSKKTCTEWAGFFKRNRKRDPISESRRVLQESCEFFLKHNSKVKHKKKHYKPSSHKLKVISKSMGTSTGATANHGTSAVAITSHDYLGQETLTEIQTSPETSMREVKADGASTPRLREQDCGEPASPAASISRLSGEQVDRKGQAGSVSESARSEGRISPKSDITDTGLAQSNNLQVPSSSEPSSLKGSTSLLVHPVSGVRKEQGGGCHSDT